In Salinarimonas sp., a genomic segment contains:
- a CDS encoding LysR family transcriptional regulator has product MDARQLRYFQAVCEHRNVSHAANHCNVAQSAISAHIVALEEELGTALFVRKPRGMEPTAAGLRLYEHARFILRSIEQARNDLRSASVDLVGEIAIGMPFSVIKVIGTELLGAVMRDHPQVRLILIEALSGIAYANLVAGETDMALVYNPPPDEITNRRPLLQEELFCIGKPALIGEGTLPIALDEIARFPLALLRSNTLSRALSDRSGTFSRLERKASLQLASIAATLGALETGLACTIAPKVLVREQLKAGVLTARPIVEPTPVRTLMMLSRIADQPTHLRETMRELIERMARGAVDRGDWIAASRPRD; this is encoded by the coding sequence ATGGATGCTCGACAGCTGCGCTACTTTCAGGCGGTATGCGAGCACAGGAACGTGTCTCACGCCGCGAACCACTGCAACGTCGCGCAATCGGCGATCTCGGCCCACATCGTCGCGCTGGAGGAGGAGCTCGGCACTGCGCTCTTCGTGCGGAAGCCGCGCGGGATGGAGCCCACCGCCGCCGGCCTGCGGCTCTACGAGCACGCCCGCTTCATCCTTCGCTCGATCGAGCAGGCGCGCAACGACCTGCGCTCGGCCAGCGTCGATCTCGTCGGCGAGATCGCGATCGGCATGCCGTTCTCGGTCATCAAGGTGATCGGCACCGAGCTCCTGGGCGCAGTGATGCGGGACCATCCGCAGGTGCGGCTCATCCTCATCGAGGCCCTGTCCGGCATCGCCTACGCCAACCTCGTGGCCGGGGAGACCGACATGGCGCTGGTCTACAATCCGCCGCCCGACGAGATCACGAACCGCAGGCCGCTGCTTCAGGAGGAGCTGTTCTGCATCGGCAAGCCGGCCCTGATCGGCGAGGGGACGCTGCCGATCGCGCTCGACGAGATCGCGCGGTTCCCCTTGGCGCTGCTGCGGTCGAACACCCTGTCTCGCGCCTTGAGCGATCGATCGGGAACCTTCTCGCGGCTGGAGCGCAAGGCCAGCCTGCAGCTCGCCTCCATCGCCGCGACGCTCGGCGCTCTGGAGACGGGTCTCGCCTGCACGATCGCGCCCAAGGTGCTCGTGCGCGAGCAGCTGAAGGCGGGCGTGCTCACGGCTCGGCCGATCGTCGAGCCGACGCCGGTCCGCACGCTGATGATGCTGTCGCGGATCGCCGACCAGCCGACCCATCTGCGCGAGACCATGAGGGAGCTGATCGAGCGCATGGCGCGAGGCGCGGTCGATCGCGGTGACTGGATCGCCGCCAGCCGTCCCCGAGACTAG
- a CDS encoding CoA transferase has translation MRKNSPLDGMRVVEMSHMIMGPSCGMFLGFLGAEVIKVEPPEGDKTRNLTGMGSGFFPTFNRGKKSVVLDLGTEGGRADLERLLRTADVFVENFRDASLARMGFSPDQLRARFPGLVVASCKGFLHGPYENRTAMDEVVQMMTGMAYMTGPTGRPLRIGSSANDIMGGLFCAFGVLGELLHREKTGEGANVRTGLFENCLLLVAQHMVQYEIEGVESPPMPERVFSWPVYDIFETREGRQIFVGAVTEGQWGQLCRLLELRGLLDDPTLQTRPQQIAARDRTLPVVADAIRMRAFDDLVAAFEETGIPFSPIARPAEMYDDPHVNRPGGLMTSHYPDKKDFRAPGLPYTVDGVTPCPVSLDLPSIGQHTEDVLSRLREGA, from the coding sequence ATGCGCAAGAATTCGCCTCTGGACGGCATGCGCGTCGTCGAGATGAGCCACATGATCATGGGGCCCTCCTGTGGGATGTTCCTCGGCTTTCTCGGCGCGGAGGTGATCAAGGTCGAGCCGCCCGAGGGAGACAAGACGCGCAACCTGACCGGCATGGGGTCGGGCTTCTTCCCGACCTTCAATCGCGGCAAGAAGTCGGTCGTCCTCGACCTCGGGACCGAGGGAGGCCGCGCCGATCTCGAGCGGCTGCTTCGCACGGCCGACGTCTTCGTCGAGAACTTCCGCGACGCCTCGCTCGCGCGGATGGGATTTTCGCCCGACCAGCTCAGAGCCAGGTTCCCGGGGCTCGTCGTGGCGTCCTGCAAGGGTTTCCTGCACGGGCCCTACGAGAACCGCACGGCCATGGACGAGGTCGTGCAGATGATGACCGGCATGGCCTACATGACCGGCCCGACCGGCAGGCCTCTGCGGATCGGATCGTCGGCGAACGACATCATGGGCGGCCTGTTCTGCGCCTTCGGCGTGCTGGGCGAGCTCCTCCACCGCGAGAAGACCGGCGAAGGCGCGAACGTCCGCACCGGCCTGTTCGAGAACTGCCTCCTGCTCGTCGCCCAGCACATGGTGCAGTACGAGATCGAGGGCGTGGAAAGCCCGCCGATGCCCGAGCGCGTCTTCTCGTGGCCGGTATACGATATTTTCGAGACGCGGGAGGGTCGCCAGATCTTCGTCGGCGCGGTGACCGAGGGTCAGTGGGGCCAGCTCTGCCGGCTGCTCGAGCTCCGCGGGCTGCTCGACGACCCGACCCTGCAGACGCGCCCCCAGCAGATCGCGGCGCGCGACAGGACGCTTCCGGTCGTCGCCGATGCGATCCGCATGCGGGCCTTCGACGATCTCGTGGCTGCCTTCGAGGAGACGGGGATACCGTTCTCGCCGATCGCGCGTCCGGCGGAAATGTACGACGATCCCCACGTCAACAGGCCGGGCGGCCTGATGACGTCGCACTACCCGGACAAGAAGGACTTCCGCGCGCCCGGGCTGCCGTACACGGTCGACGGCGTGACGCCGTGCCCCGTCTCGCTCGATCTGCCCTCGATCGGGCAGCACACCGAGGACGTTCTCTCCCGGCTGCGCGAGGGGGCCTGA
- a CDS encoding hydroxymethylglutaryl-CoA lyase — protein sequence MRAMSPYPAGRPVLREVGLRDGLQLTRSFPATTAKAEWIRREHAAGVRHFEVGSFLPASRFPQFADVREIVDLVSTLEGAHSVGLVLNERGARDALQAAVDEITVVLSASEAHNLANAHRSREQSLAEIATTVRLRDDAGSTAIVGVGIAMAFGCSLSGDVEPDEVVRLAERCLEAGADMIGVADTVGFGGPKQIAALCRRMTALMGDRPYVVHLHDTRGMGVANAAAALDAGARIFDASLGGLGGCPFAPGASGNVVLEDLVYLFETSGSPTGIDLEALIGIRGILEHEMSGEPLHGTLARAGPPPLFRWRAASA from the coding sequence ATGCGCGCCATGTCCCCGTACCCGGCGGGGCGCCCCGTTCTCCGCGAGGTGGGCCTCCGCGACGGGCTGCAGCTGACGCGGAGCTTTCCCGCGACGACGGCGAAGGCCGAGTGGATCCGGCGCGAACACGCGGCCGGCGTCAGGCACTTCGAAGTCGGCTCCTTCCTGCCAGCCTCGCGCTTCCCTCAGTTCGCGGACGTCCGCGAGATCGTCGACCTCGTCTCGACGCTGGAGGGCGCGCATTCCGTCGGCCTCGTCCTGAACGAACGCGGGGCGCGCGACGCGCTGCAGGCCGCGGTCGACGAGATCACGGTCGTGCTCTCGGCCAGCGAGGCGCACAACCTGGCGAATGCGCACCGCTCTCGGGAACAGAGCCTCGCCGAGATCGCCACGACGGTGCGCCTGCGTGACGACGCCGGGAGCACGGCCATCGTCGGCGTCGGGATCGCGATGGCGTTCGGCTGCTCGCTGTCCGGCGACGTCGAGCCGGACGAGGTCGTCCGGCTGGCGGAGCGCTGCCTCGAAGCCGGCGCAGACATGATCGGCGTCGCCGATACGGTCGGGTTCGGCGGGCCGAAGCAGATCGCGGCGCTCTGCCGGCGCATGACCGCGCTCATGGGCGATCGGCCCTATGTCGTCCACCTGCACGACACCCGCGGGATGGGCGTCGCCAACGCCGCCGCCGCCCTCGACGCGGGCGCGCGGATCTTCGACGCCTCGCTCGGCGGCCTGGGCGGCTGCCCGTTCGCGCCGGGCGCGTCGGGCAACGTCGTCCTCGAAGACCTCGTCTACCTGTTCGAGACCTCCGGGAGCCCGACGGGGATCGACCTCGAGGCGCTGATCGGCATCCGCGGCATTCTCGAGCACGAGATGTCGGGGGAGCCGCTCCACGGAACGCTGGCCCGCGCGGGGCCGCCGCCGCTCTTCCGGTGGCGGGCTGCGTCGGCCTGA
- the dctP gene encoding TRAP transporter substrate-binding protein DctP: protein MLKPVLTVSLLVLTTGAATAQETMRCSHQLPPQHAVSGVIDRWAEEVETLSNGEIDVQVFGANSLVAPQENITAVARGTIECAFSVNFQWGRTLPIMNVTLAPFAFQDLDMWREWPSSAAAAFLEEKLLEKGLRNVAWLFQTNQSVFTSNGAHLVAPEDFEGVKIRGLTPTFDAALTAMGAATSAMPGSEVYQALATGVIDAAITDVAAAYARKYYEVQDHMTQSPVISVYFHGYVNPAFYDGLSDGAKAALDEAGLEAALWAVDAAEQAVAEAPDLLRAEGVALHVATPEENAALEAVMRPAFDAAFEKEAGEDTRRLLELLDQM, encoded by the coding sequence ATGCTCAAGCCCGTCCTGACCGTATCGCTCCTCGTCTTGACCACCGGCGCCGCCACGGCGCAGGAAACGATGCGCTGCAGCCATCAGCTGCCGCCGCAGCACGCGGTGTCCGGCGTCATCGACCGCTGGGCGGAGGAGGTCGAGACGCTGAGCAACGGCGAGATCGACGTGCAGGTCTTCGGCGCGAACAGCCTCGTCGCGCCCCAGGAGAACATCACCGCGGTCGCTCGCGGCACGATCGAGTGCGCGTTCTCCGTGAACTTCCAATGGGGCCGGACGCTGCCGATCATGAACGTCACGCTCGCGCCGTTCGCGTTCCAGGATCTCGACATGTGGCGGGAATGGCCGAGCTCCGCAGCCGCCGCCTTCCTGGAGGAGAAGCTTCTCGAGAAGGGGCTGCGGAACGTGGCCTGGCTCTTCCAGACGAACCAGTCGGTGTTCACCTCGAACGGCGCGCATCTCGTCGCGCCGGAGGATTTCGAGGGGGTCAAGATCCGCGGCCTCACCCCGACCTTCGACGCGGCCCTCACCGCCATGGGAGCCGCCACCTCGGCGATGCCGGGGTCGGAGGTCTATCAGGCATTGGCGACCGGCGTGATCGACGCCGCGATCACCGACGTCGCCGCCGCCTACGCGCGGAAGTACTACGAGGTGCAGGATCACATGACCCAGTCCCCGGTCATTTCGGTCTACTTCCACGGCTACGTGAACCCCGCATTCTACGACGGGCTGTCGGACGGCGCCAAGGCGGCGCTCGACGAGGCCGGCCTCGAGGCCGCGCTCTGGGCCGTGGACGCCGCCGAGCAGGCGGTCGCGGAGGCTCCCGATCTGCTCCGCGCCGAGGGCGTGGCGCTGCACGTCGCGACGCCCGAGGAGAACGCGGCGCTCGAAGCCGTGATGCGCCCGGCCTTCGACGCGGCGTTCGAGAAGGAGGCCGGCGAGGACACGCGGCGGCTTCTGGAACTCCTCGACCAGATGTAA